The Arachis hypogaea cultivar Tifrunner chromosome 14, arahy.Tifrunner.gnm2.J5K5, whole genome shotgun sequence genome has a segment encoding these proteins:
- the LOC140178759 gene encoding uncharacterized protein, with amino-acid sequence MVDSVPSDGASPGFDVHTLSHLLNQLTNLQSQLNHKSVSPLFDPSSVFFLHPSENPGVSIISMKLDTKNYNEWSRVMLIALKSKNKLGFVDGTLPKPSVDYLTVDIWNDLRHRYYQGDIFKITELEEKFFSLKHGDSSITAYFTKLKTIWEEIENFKSIPLCVACESTCVCGLEKLRIQKKETYTVRFLRGLNEQYHNVRSQVMLAKPLPDVNEVFSLLIQQERHLNLTDENVHDSQIVLAAANSDSFVNRDRNSRFNSRGRGGSGRSNRGRGRGSFGRGYPKICSFCNKAGHLVDVCYQKHEFPPPYEVAA; translated from the exons ATGGTAGACTCCGTTCCCAGCGATGGTGCTTCTCCAGGGTTCGATGTTCACACTCTATCTCATCTCCTCAATCAACTCACCAACTTGCAGTCGCAATTGAATCATAAAAGTGTGAGTCCTCTTTTTGATCCCTCAAGTGTATTCTTTCTTCATCCAAGCGAAAACCCTGGGGTTTCAATTATTTCTATGAAATTGGATACCAAGAACTATAATGAATGGTCCAGAGTGATGTTAATTGCGCTAAAATCTAAGAATAAGCTTGGCTTTGTGGATGGCACATTACCGAAACCTAGTGTAGATTATCTAA CTGTGGATATCTGGAATGATTTGAGGCATCGTTACTATCAAGGTGATATCTTTAAGATTacagaattggaagaaaaattcTTCTCTTTAAAGCATGGGGATTCAAGCATCACTGCTTACTTTACAAAATTAAAGACTATTTGGgaagaaattgaaaattttaagtcTATTCCTCTTTGTGTAGCATGTGAATCCACGTGTGTTTGTGGGCTGGAAAAGCTTCGAATTCAGAAAAAAGAGACTTATACTGTTCGATTCCTTAGGGGACTAAATGAGCAATACCACAATGTTCGTTCTCAAGTCATGCTTGCTAAACCTCTTCCAGATGTTAATGAAGTCTTTTCTTTGCTCATACAACAAGAGAGACATTTGAATTTGACTGACGAAAATGTACATGATTCACAAATCGTGCTCGCTGCTGCAAATTCTGATAGCTTCGTTAATCGTGACCGTAATTCAAGATTCAATTCTCGTGGTAGGGGTGGATCTGGAAGAAGCAATAGAGGGAGGGGTCGAGGTAGTTTTGGTAGAGGCTACCCTAAAATCTGCTCATTTTGCAATAAGGCTGGGCACTTGGTAGATGTTTGCTACCAAAAACACGAGTTCCCTCCCCCATATGAAGTAGCAGCCTAG